One genomic region from Sphingobacterium sp. UGAL515B_05 encodes:
- a CDS encoding helix-turn-helix domain-containing protein: protein MEEGTNYVKRTQRDYTLTLKLNVVKEIESGKLTLSQAQKQYGIQGDSTIRNWLKKYGNFDWENQIPSNMAKSPEQRILELEAKVRLLEKQKAQLEHQNHIADSKAIIFDMMIDIAEKEYKIDVRKNLKPAQSIVSGKKNKKA from the coding sequence ATGGAAGAAGGAACAAATTATGTAAAGCGGACTCAGCGTGATTACACTTTAACATTGAAGCTGAATGTCGTTAAAGAGATTGAATCGGGGAAATTGACACTCTCCCAAGCACAAAAACAGTATGGCATCCAGGGAGATAGCACTATTCGCAATTGGTTAAAAAAATATGGTAACTTTGATTGGGAGAATCAAATACCATCCAATATGGCAAAGTCACCAGAACAGCGCATTTTAGAACTTGAAGCCAAAGTCAGACTGCTGGAGAAGCAAAAGGCTCAACTTGAGCATCAGAATCACATCGCTGATTCCAAAGCGATCATCTTTGACATGATGATCGATATTGCAGAAAAAGAATATAAAATCGACGTAAGAAAAAACTTGAAACCCGCGCAATCAATCGTTTCCGGCAAGAAAAACAAGAAAGCCTAA
- a CDS encoding IS3 family transposase, whose product MFGLDRQVYYRRIKRIARSQGIAGKIVDLVHEIRTTQPRIGTRKLYHMLARELRALKVGRDKFFDILRANHLLITRKRSYHTTTMSHHRFRKYPNIIKEVAVCRPNQVWVSDITYIGKRESPCYLSLVTDAYSKKIVGFEVSQTMCTPHVVKALKMAQKQRKTNEPLIHHSDRGVQYCAEEYQYYLSKYQLSCSMTENSDPYENAFAERINGILKQEFMIDTYHLDLHLMKQIVAEAIDIYNNDRPHWSNHMLTPNQMHMKSNMNFRTYKTKNSSNLSATTV is encoded by the coding sequence TTGTTCGGGTTAGACAGGCAGGTGTATTATCGAAGGATCAAACGTATAGCCAGGAGCCAGGGTATAGCCGGGAAAATTGTGGACTTAGTTCATGAAATACGCACTACCCAGCCAAGAATAGGTACACGGAAACTTTACCATATGTTGGCAAGGGAGCTACGGGCATTAAAGGTGGGTAGAGACAAATTCTTTGATATTTTACGCGCCAACCATTTGTTAATTACACGTAAAAGAAGCTATCATACGACCACTATGTCACATCATAGATTTAGAAAATATCCGAATATTATTAAAGAAGTGGCTGTTTGCCGTCCCAATCAGGTTTGGGTAAGTGATATCACTTATATAGGAAAGCGAGAAAGCCCCTGTTACCTGAGTTTGGTTACAGATGCCTATTCGAAGAAAATTGTTGGCTTTGAGGTCTCACAGACCATGTGCACACCGCATGTTGTAAAAGCACTAAAAATGGCACAAAAACAAAGAAAAACAAACGAGCCGTTAATCCATCATTCCGACAGAGGAGTACAATATTGTGCAGAAGAATACCAATATTACCTAAGCAAGTACCAGCTCAGTTGCAGTATGACAGAAAACTCTGATCCTTATGAAAATGCCTTCGCTGAACGAATCAATGGTATACTCAAACAAGAGTTCATGATTGATACCTATCATTTAGATCTACATTTGATGAAGCAGATCGTAGCTGAAGCAATCGATATCTATAATAATGACAGACCACATTGGTCTAATCATATGCTAACTCCAAATCAGATGCACATGAAATCAAACATGAACTTCAGAACTTATAAAACAAAAAACAGTAGCAACCTATCGGCTACTACTGTTTAA
- a CDS encoding phosphatidate cytidylyltransferase, whose translation MKTRAITGVIFVAVMIAATLLGAYVYSIFFTLLSTWCLYEFYGIVSSEERAPNKVIGIALALVLFVLGSLISMDLLAVKFLALIIPFISATYIISLFQKRAFPFNDIAYTFLGIAYVTLPFFLFSKLGFMQGTFNYVMPLGFLILLWTNDTGAYLAGRSFGKRKLFERISPKKTWEGFFGGLILAIVAAVNLEKYFGYLPLWKWVSIAAIISIVGTLGDLVESMLKRSLHVKDSGNILPGHGGFLDRFDGLLLAAPMVYVFLILIN comes from the coding sequence ATGAAAACAAGAGCAATAACCGGAGTAATCTTTGTGGCTGTTATGATAGCGGCTACTCTTTTGGGAGCTTATGTTTATTCCATCTTTTTTACCTTGCTAAGTACATGGTGTCTTTATGAATTCTATGGAATCGTTTCATCCGAAGAACGCGCTCCAAATAAAGTGATTGGTATCGCCCTGGCCTTGGTACTGTTTGTTTTGGGATCCTTAATTTCGATGGATCTGCTTGCGGTAAAATTTTTAGCACTGATTATTCCGTTTATAAGTGCGACTTATATTATTTCACTTTTTCAGAAGAGAGCTTTTCCTTTTAATGATATTGCCTATACTTTTTTGGGAATAGCTTATGTTACATTACCTTTTTTCCTGTTTTCCAAATTAGGGTTTATGCAAGGTACTTTTAACTATGTGATGCCTTTAGGTTTTTTAATCTTATTGTGGACAAACGATACAGGGGCATATCTCGCTGGACGAAGCTTTGGAAAACGTAAACTATTCGAACGAATCTCACCAAAGAAAACATGGGAAGGTTTTTTCGGTGGATTGATTTTGGCAATTGTTGCTGCAGTGAATCTAGAGAAGTATTTTGGTTATCTACCGCTCTGGAAATGGGTAAGTATAGCGGCTATTATCAGTATTGTTGGAACATTGGGAGACTTAGTTGAGTCGATGTTAAAGCGTAGCTTGCACGTAAAAGATTCCGGAAATATATTGCCCGGACATGGTGGTTTTTTAGATAGATTTGATGGGTTGTTATTAGCGGCACCTATGGTCTATGTTTTCTTAATTTTAATCAATTGA
- a CDS encoding anhydro-N-acetylmuramic acid kinase, producing the protein MNPQIERLYQISQKKDRRIIGLMSGTSLDGLDIAVCRIENAGKTTKIQLEHFTTMDYEDDFRARVREVFAKRNIDQQLFSGLNAYIGITHAKLINTALQQWNIPSSEIDCIASHGQTVYHAPQSLTKDRNWPNSTLQIGDGDHIAVNTGIITLSDFRQKHVAASGEGAPLAAYGDYLLFSHATENRFLLNIGGISNFTFIPSHQTKLKAYATDLGPGNTMMNQYMKANFNQEMDRDAYMAKKGQVNDALLNQLLTEEFLTLPFPKTTGPELFNLAYLEKAQERSKTIHIPHENVMATLNRFAALAMVNGIRKQSEGLSNVAVYISGGGLHNPLLFDYIKRSLPTRKVESFATLGINPDAKEAVLFALLANETLVGNKSNVAQIKDSPAVCMGKISLPE; encoded by the coding sequence ATGAATCCTCAAATCGAAAGACTTTACCAAATTTCACAAAAGAAAGATCGTCGTATTATTGGCCTGATGTCTGGAACCTCCCTGGATGGACTTGATATCGCAGTATGCCGAATAGAAAATGCAGGTAAAACAACAAAAATACAGCTAGAGCATTTTACTACAATGGATTATGAGGATGATTTTAGAGCACGAGTCCGTGAAGTCTTTGCAAAACGAAATATCGACCAACAATTATTTTCGGGGCTTAATGCTTATATTGGTATAACGCATGCCAAATTAATCAATACAGCATTACAACAATGGAATATACCAAGCAGCGAAATTGATTGTATAGCCAGCCATGGGCAAACCGTATACCATGCTCCCCAATCATTGACCAAAGACCGCAACTGGCCCAATAGTACCTTACAGATCGGCGATGGAGATCATATTGCCGTAAATACCGGTATCATAACCCTGTCTGACTTTAGACAGAAACATGTTGCTGCGAGCGGAGAAGGGGCACCTTTAGCGGCGTATGGCGACTATCTACTTTTCTCGCATGCAACAGAGAATCGATTCTTACTGAATATTGGCGGTATTTCTAATTTCACATTTATCCCAAGCCATCAAACAAAATTGAAAGCCTATGCAACAGATCTCGGTCCAGGCAATACGATGATGAACCAATACATGAAGGCTAATTTTAATCAGGAGATGGATAGAGATGCCTATATGGCCAAAAAGGGACAAGTAAATGATGCGCTATTAAATCAATTATTAACAGAAGAATTTCTAACATTGCCCTTTCCAAAAACCACCGGGCCCGAACTATTTAATCTCGCTTATCTCGAAAAGGCGCAAGAGCGTTCGAAAACGATTCATATTCCACATGAAAACGTCATGGCGACCCTCAATCGCTTTGCGGCTCTTGCGATGGTCAACGGCATCCGAAAGCAGTCAGAAGGACTATCTAATGTGGCTGTATATATAAGTGGTGGTGGACTGCACAATCCTTTGCTATTTGATTACATCAAAAGGAGCTTACCTACCCGTAAAGTTGAAAGCTTTGCAACATTAGGTATCAATCCAGATGCAAAAGAGGCCGTCCTCTTTGCTTTGTTAGCAAATGAAACTTTGGTAGGCAACAAATCCAATGTAGCGCAAATTAAAGATTCGCCCGCTGTCTGCATGGGCAAAATCAGCTTACCGGAATAA
- a CDS encoding DUF2007 domain-containing protein, protein MENDWKKIKTYTNAIQAEIVKQMLEENGIPAVALNKQDSSYLFGKIELYVSEGSIEAAERLIEESEGDFSL, encoded by the coding sequence ATGGAGAACGATTGGAAAAAAATTAAAACATATACAAATGCTATTCAAGCCGAGATAGTCAAACAAATGTTGGAAGAGAATGGTATTCCGGCTGTCGCGTTGAATAAACAAGATTCTTCTTATCTGTTTGGAAAAATTGAACTTTATGTCAGCGAAGGATCTATCGAAGCAGCCGAAAGGTTAATTGAGGAGTCGGAGGGGGATTTTAGTTTATGA
- a CDS encoding DUF2461 domain-containing protein — translation MSHIQKSTFDFLTELKANNSREWFADNRAKYEAALVDVRNFLTDLIAALSEFDPKINTSIQASKCLFRIYRDTRFSNDKTPYKSWFGAGISVDGRKLQGPEYYIHIGAENSFIACGYWRPEKQHLEAIRQEIDYSGNKLDEILKTVLTGVNIALFKEDLLKRAPAGYSEDNPFIDFIKLKSFVLDRSLSIKDLSAKNALDNIVASYKSMLPFKEFLQEAIDTD, via the coding sequence ATGAGTCACATTCAAAAATCTACATTTGATTTTTTAACGGAATTGAAAGCCAATAATTCTCGGGAATGGTTTGCCGATAACAGAGCTAAATATGAAGCTGCATTGGTCGATGTGAGAAATTTTTTGACAGACTTAATTGCCGCTTTGAGCGAGTTTGACCCTAAAATCAATACTTCCATACAGGCAAGTAAATGTTTGTTTCGTATTTACCGTGATACCCGCTTTTCAAATGATAAAACACCTTATAAAAGTTGGTTTGGGGCAGGAATTTCAGTTGATGGAAGAAAGTTGCAGGGACCAGAGTACTATATTCATATTGGAGCAGAAAATTCATTTATTGCCTGTGGATATTGGCGTCCAGAAAAGCAACATTTGGAGGCAATAAGACAAGAAATTGATTACAGTGGTAATAAATTGGATGAAATTTTAAAAACAGTATTGACAGGCGTTAATATTGCACTTTTCAAAGAAGATTTACTGAAGCGTGCCCCTGCGGGCTATAGTGAGGATAATCCTTTTATTGACTTTATCAAATTGAAAAGTTTTGTGTTGGATAGATCTTTAAGTATTAAGGATTTATCTGCAAAAAATGCGTTAGATAATATCGTGGCTTCCTATAAAAGCATGCTTCCTTTTAAAGAGTTCTTACAAGAAGCCATCGATACGGACTAA
- a CDS encoding zinc ribbon domain-containing protein — protein sequence MEQTVEQKLKALWLLQAIHTKIDKIRQVRGELPMEVADLEDEIAGLETRIEKIRIDLDDLEDSIVKRKNMIKDAQAAIKKYESQLNEVKNNREYDAISKEIEIQGLEIQVCEKRIKEAEFEIRNKTENYDTTVGNLEYSKNELEGKKKELETITSETQKEEDALLAKAAEAEANIEERLVKVYYRLRNSFKNGLAVVSIDRDSCSGCHNKIPAQMQSEIRQRKKIIICEHCGRVLVDEGIVLEIEQEYGF from the coding sequence ATGGAACAAACCGTAGAACAAAAATTGAAAGCATTATGGCTTTTACAAGCCATACATACTAAAATAGACAAAATTCGCCAAGTTCGTGGTGAATTGCCTATGGAAGTTGCAGATCTTGAAGATGAGATTGCGGGTTTAGAAACTCGTATTGAGAAGATCAGAATAGACTTAGACGATTTAGAAGATTCGATCGTTAAGCGTAAAAACATGATTAAGGATGCCCAAGCTGCTATCAAAAAATATGAGTCGCAGTTAAATGAGGTAAAAAATAATCGTGAATACGACGCTATTTCGAAAGAAATCGAAATTCAAGGTCTTGAGATTCAGGTTTGTGAAAAAAGAATTAAAGAAGCAGAATTCGAAATTCGCAACAAGACAGAAAACTACGATACTACTGTAGGTAATCTTGAGTATAGCAAAAACGAGCTTGAGGGAAAAAAGAAAGAATTGGAAACAATTACTTCTGAAACTCAAAAGGAAGAAGATGCATTATTGGCTAAAGCTGCTGAAGCTGAAGCTAATATCGAAGAACGTTTGGTAAAGGTATATTACCGTTTACGTAACTCGTTCAAAAACGGACTTGCTGTTGTGTCGATTGATCGCGATAGCTGTTCAGGGTGTCATAATAAGATTCCTGCTCAAATGCAATCAGAAATACGTCAACGTAAGAAAATCATCATTTGTGAGCACTGTGGTCGCGTTTTGGTCGATGAAGGAATTGTGTTAGAAATCGAACAAGAGTACGGTTTCTAA
- the gcvH gene encoding glycine cleavage system protein GcvH, giving the protein MNFPAELKYTKDHEWIRVEGDEAVVGITDFAQRELGDIVFVDINTVGEEVAANEVFGTIEAVKTVSDLFLPVSATILSVNEAIDASPELVNSDPYGEGWIVRVKLNNVADVDALLSADQYKEEINA; this is encoded by the coding sequence ATGAATTTTCCAGCAGAATTGAAATACACCAAAGATCACGAATGGATTCGTGTTGAAGGTGATGAAGCAGTTGTAGGGATTACCGATTTCGCTCAACGTGAATTGGGTGACATCGTTTTTGTTGACATAAACACTGTAGGTGAGGAAGTTGCCGCTAATGAAGTTTTCGGTACAATTGAAGCTGTAAAAACAGTTTCTGATCTATTTTTACCTGTATCAGCTACGATTTTATCGGTTAATGAAGCTATTGATGCATCTCCTGAATTGGTCAATTCTGATCCTTATGGTGAAGGTTGGATTGTTCGTGTTAAATTGAACAATGTTGCTGATGTAGATGCTTTGTTATCTGCTGATCAATACAAAGAAGAGATCAACGCATAA
- a CDS encoding CPBP family intramembrane glutamic endopeptidase, translating to MFPEQTPHPFQSLLRLILMVIGFTILSQIIAILIIASYYTFTRQVFSLESLMNGSANEMRFMLLMSSLGSFVVPAYLMNTREGYGITYFKLKKWPSGMQFGYIFLAMLSFMPLMSLIGHWNESLQLPDSMQSLQRWMERSEKESGDLIKGIIMESSISGFLYNIVVLALIPAIGEELLFRGILQKIIGRWLSNQHVVIWLVAIIFSAIHLQFFGFVPRMLLGAFFGYLYVWSKNIILPIFGHFVNNAGATIGAFYYVRQGKSYDELNAFELQSWWIYLVAFIFTLIFVFLFYRSTQKENNGERLEKN from the coding sequence ATGTTTCCTGAACAAACACCCCATCCGTTTCAATCTTTGTTACGATTGATCTTAATGGTTATCGGTTTTACCATTCTTTCGCAGATTATTGCTATTCTGATTATTGCAAGTTATTATACATTCACCAGGCAGGTCTTCTCATTGGAATCCTTAATGAATGGATCGGCCAATGAGATGCGCTTTATGTTGTTAATGAGCAGCTTGGGATCTTTTGTTGTGCCAGCTTATCTGATGAATACACGCGAAGGATATGGCATTACATATTTTAAACTGAAAAAATGGCCTAGCGGAATGCAATTTGGCTATATATTTTTAGCAATGCTTTCTTTTATGCCTTTGATGAGTCTGATCGGTCACTGGAATGAATCCTTACAATTGCCCGATAGTATGCAATCGTTGCAGCGTTGGATGGAGCGTAGCGAAAAGGAATCGGGTGATTTAATTAAGGGCATAATTATGGAGTCGAGTATATCCGGCTTTTTGTACAATATTGTTGTACTGGCCTTAATCCCGGCCATAGGTGAAGAATTGCTGTTTCGTGGTATTTTGCAAAAAATAATAGGAAGATGGTTGAGCAATCAGCATGTGGTTATATGGCTCGTTGCTATTATCTTCAGTGCGATACACCTGCAATTTTTTGGTTTTGTTCCCCGCATGTTATTGGGGGCTTTTTTTGGCTATCTTTATGTATGGAGCAAGAACATCATATTGCCCATCTTTGGGCACTTTGTTAATAATGCCGGAGCCACAATTGGAGCATTTTATTACGTAAGACAGGGAAAGAGTTATGATGAACTCAATGCATTTGAGTTACAATCTTGGTGGATATATCTTGTAGCCTTCATTTTTACTCTTATTTTTGTATTCTTATTTTATCGATCAACGCAAAAAGAAAACAATGGAGAACGATTGGAAAAAAATTAA
- a CDS encoding PDZ domain-containing protein, with amino-acid sequence MNKTHFKLFAAFLLGTSFLQTKAQETLLLRNPSISANNIAFVYGGDIWIADKSGANPRRLTTNPGVEQNPMFSPDGKKVAFTGNYDGNTDVYVIPVTGGEPKRITYHPSSDVLRGWLNNDEVYYTTSRDFTYALSPRLYSSNIQMSGMDKALIMPEATQGSPSADGRYWAYIKNTDPTERDRVAFKRYRGGGMPTIWIFDTKTKEIETIPNVKSNDVKPLWLGTKVYFLSDRDKIVNIFSYDTKTKKVEKLTDFKDYDVRSLNGNGNDLIFEYAGVLNILNLNGNKITPLHITVNTDVMYKRPYYKDIKDDIRYATLSPTGQRALFEARGEIFTVPKEKGEARNLSNSPGSHERFPDWSPNGKWVSYISDKNGTYQLVLMDQFGKDQPLYFNLGETNFYFEPTWSPDSKKLFYNDAHLNLYYIDIASKAVVKVADDKLSGQTGRVSNHFQPSWSPDSKWISFIRTLENGAPAVFMYNLDTKKTQQITDGMSSARSTAFSQDGKYLFFTASTNTGLTNSGLHMSAVQRNVDYAVYAFILSSKTPSFFKNDSDDEQIREDKPDKKEEGENNKKERVKENDKKAPKKDKKEESVASKPVDKSIQVDFDRIENRIVALPLPAGPYWNLNGLVPNQLTYQRGGTIGAYDFKDLENKTLVENARSFVISADGKKMLYQTGNGFNIVTAGQKVASPTAGEVKLGGIQQLVDPAAEWKQVFNEVWSMQKDYFYVENMHGADWKAMKTKYEKFLPFVNHRSDLGYLLNEMMGEMVVGHNYIYPGDQPSTPSVSVGVLGADYTLKNGYYQIAKLFTRLEWNPSFKAPLAEPGLNIKEGDYIVAVNGTELTEDKDIYSLFDNTVGKQVTLKVNSKPSLVGAREVIVKPISFSDEMNLRNMEWVERNRKKVNELSNGQIAYVYMPNTGPEGYTYFNRYYFAQMDKKALLMDERNNGGGWVADYVIDLLSRELIAGWGIRDGKGFTTPGNGIYGPKAMIINENAGSGGDMMPYMFRFKGLGKLVGRTTMGILVGISGYPPLLDGGRITSPNFGVYDLKGNWIIENEGVAPDVFIEQLPKDLLEGRDPQLERTVKILLEEMKTYPYKNLQKPADPIRVN; translated from the coding sequence ATGAATAAAACTCATTTCAAGTTATTTGCTGCCTTTTTGCTCGGGACATCCTTTCTGCAAACAAAAGCGCAAGAAACCCTATTACTTCGAAACCCAAGTATCAGCGCCAACAATATCGCTTTTGTGTATGGTGGAGATATTTGGATTGCCGACAAAAGCGGAGCAAATCCGAGACGCCTTACAACAAATCCAGGGGTGGAACAGAATCCAATGTTTTCTCCAGACGGCAAGAAAGTAGCATTCACAGGAAATTATGATGGAAATACAGACGTATATGTAATCCCTGTAACGGGTGGAGAGCCAAAACGTATCACTTATCATCCCTCTTCGGATGTATTGCGCGGATGGCTCAATAATGATGAAGTATATTATACCACATCTCGTGATTTCACCTATGCTTTAAGTCCACGGTTATACAGTTCCAATATTCAAATGTCGGGAATGGACAAAGCGCTCATTATGCCTGAGGCTACTCAGGGAAGCCCTTCTGCCGATGGTCGTTATTGGGCTTACATCAAGAATACTGACCCTACTGAAAGGGATCGAGTAGCCTTTAAGCGTTACCGGGGTGGTGGTATGCCAACCATTTGGATCTTTGATACCAAAACAAAAGAAATCGAGACTATTCCGAATGTTAAAAGTAATGATGTTAAGCCATTATGGTTGGGAACGAAGGTTTATTTCCTATCTGACCGCGATAAAATTGTCAATATTTTTAGTTACGACACCAAAACTAAAAAGGTTGAAAAACTAACAGATTTCAAAGATTATGACGTACGTTCCTTGAATGGGAATGGTAACGACTTGATTTTTGAATATGCTGGAGTATTGAATATACTGAATCTAAACGGAAATAAAATTACTCCTTTGCACATCACTGTGAATACAGATGTCATGTACAAAAGACCTTATTATAAAGATATCAAGGACGATATACGTTATGCTACATTATCCCCTACGGGGCAGCGAGCGTTATTTGAAGCACGTGGGGAGATCTTTACCGTACCAAAGGAAAAAGGAGAAGCTCGAAATTTATCTAATTCACCAGGTTCGCATGAACGTTTTCCAGATTGGTCTCCTAATGGCAAATGGGTCTCCTATATTTCAGATAAGAATGGGACCTATCAGTTGGTACTGATGGATCAGTTCGGAAAAGATCAGCCCTTATACTTTAATTTAGGGGAAACCAATTTCTATTTTGAACCGACTTGGTCACCAGATTCAAAGAAGCTTTTTTACAATGATGCGCATCTTAATCTGTACTATATTGATATTGCCTCCAAGGCTGTTGTCAAAGTCGCTGATGACAAATTAAGTGGTCAAACCGGGCGTGTATCCAATCATTTCCAACCAAGTTGGTCTCCAGATTCAAAATGGATATCCTTTATACGTACACTGGAAAACGGGGCACCTGCTGTGTTCATGTATAACTTAGATACAAAGAAAACTCAGCAGATTACGGATGGTATGAGCTCTGCCCGCAGTACTGCATTTTCGCAAGATGGTAAATATTTATTTTTCACGGCGAGTACAAATACAGGTTTAACAAATTCTGGTTTACATATGTCCGCTGTACAGCGTAATGTAGATTATGCAGTCTATGCTTTTATCCTGTCGAGCAAAACACCATCATTCTTTAAAAACGATAGTGATGATGAGCAAATCCGTGAAGATAAACCTGATAAAAAGGAAGAGGGAGAGAATAATAAAAAGGAACGTGTAAAAGAGAATGATAAAAAAGCTCCTAAAAAGGATAAGAAGGAAGAGTCAGTTGCAAGCAAGCCGGTTGACAAATCTATTCAGGTAGATTTCGATCGTATCGAGAATCGAATTGTTGCCCTCCCTTTGCCAGCCGGTCCTTACTGGAATTTAAATGGTTTGGTTCCAAATCAATTGACTTATCAACGTGGTGGAACAATCGGTGCCTATGATTTTAAGGATCTTGAAAATAAAACCTTAGTGGAGAATGCACGTAGTTTTGTTATTAGTGCCGATGGTAAAAAGATGTTATATCAAACGGGAAATGGCTTCAATATTGTAACAGCTGGGCAAAAAGTAGCCTCTCCTACTGCTGGCGAAGTTAAGCTAGGTGGAATTCAGCAATTGGTGGATCCCGCAGCCGAATGGAAACAAGTTTTCAATGAAGTTTGGTCGATGCAAAAGGACTATTTCTATGTAGAAAATATGCATGGTGCTGACTGGAAAGCGATGAAAACCAAATATGAAAAATTCTTACCTTTTGTAAACCATCGTTCCGATCTTGGTTATTTATTGAACGAGATGATGGGAGAAATGGTCGTGGGACACAATTATATTTATCCAGGAGATCAACCTTCCACGCCATCAGTTTCGGTTGGTGTGTTGGGAGCAGATTATACACTAAAGAATGGTTACTATCAGATTGCGAAATTGTTTACGCGTCTTGAATGGAATCCATCGTTCAAAGCCCCATTGGCTGAACCGGGATTAAACATAAAAGAAGGAGACTATATTGTTGCTGTTAATGGTACTGAATTGACTGAGGATAAGGACATCTATAGTTTATTTGACAATACTGTTGGTAAACAAGTTACGTTGAAGGTCAATTCAAAACCTTCTTTGGTTGGCGCACGTGAAGTAATCGTTAAACCGATCTCGTTTAGTGATGAAATGAACTTGCGTAACATGGAATGGGTCGAAAGGAACCGTAAAAAAGTAAATGAATTGAGCAATGGACAAATAGCTTATGTGTACATGCCGAATACCGGTCCTGAAGGGTATACCTATTTCAATCGGTATTACTTCGCTCAGATGGATAAAAAGGCTCTTCTAATGGACGAAAGAAACAACGGTGGTGGCTGGGTTGCCGATTATGTGATCGACCTCTTATCTCGCGAGTTGATCGCTGGCTGGGGAATTCGTGATGGAAAAGGATTTACAACTCCGGGAAATGGCATTTATGGACCAAAAGCCATGATTATTAATGAAAATGCAGGCTCAGGTGGGGATATGATGCCTTATATGTTCCGTTTTAAAGGACTTGGTAAATTGGTCGGTCGTACAACAATGGGGATTTTGGTTGGCATAAGCGGTTACCCTCCTTTGTTGGATGGAGGCCGTATTACTTCACCAAACTTCGGTGTCTATGACCTAAAAGGAAATTGGATTATCGAAAATGAAGGAGTCGCTCCTGATGTATTTATCGAACAATTGCCTAAAGATCTTTTGGAAGGCCGAGATCCACAGCTTGAAAGAACGGTGAAAATATTGTTGGAAGAAATGAAAACATATCCGTATAAAAATCTGCAGAAACCTGCTGATCCAATTCGAGTGAATTAG